One genomic segment of Bacillota bacterium includes these proteins:
- a CDS encoding 6-phosphofructokinase, translating to TAQSHDRCSIVEVMGRNAGYIALDAGIATGATSVLVPEIPYDFEKDIIERMERTLKGGTQHFIIIVAEGVGGSEQLAHDIQDKLGIITKCTILGHVQRGGSPTAYDRVMASRMGYEAVNLLSKGIGDRVIAFKDNKIVDYDIQEALKMKKELDITKYKMAYAISTAGLELKSGE from the coding sequence TACTGCACAGTCACATGACAGATGCTCAATTGTTGAGGTCATGGGCAGAAACGCAGGCTACATTGCTCTTGACGCAGGCATCGCAACCGGCGCGACTTCGGTGCTCGTGCCTGAGATTCCTTATGATTTTGAAAAAGACATTATCGAACGTATGGAAAGAACACTTAAAGGCGGCACACAGCATTTCATTATAATCGTTGCTGAGGGTGTCGGCGGTTCCGAACAGCTTGCGCACGACATTCAGGATAAGCTCGGTATTATTACAAAATGCACTATTCTTGGTCACGTACAGCGCGGCGGTTCGCCGACGGCATATGACAGAGTTATGGCAAGCCGCATGGGCTATGAGGCGGTAAACCTGCTTTCAAAGGGCATAGGCGACCGTGTTATCGCATTCAAAGATAATAAGATCGTGGATTATGATATACAGGAAGCTCTTAAGATGAAAAAAGAGCTTGATATCACAAAGTACAAGATGGCTTACGCGATTTCCACCGCCGGTCTTGAGCTTAAATCAGGAGAATAA
- the metA gene encoding homoserine O-succinyltransferase: MPVKIPNTLPAVKVLTKENIFIMPENRAASQDIRPLKIAILNLMPDKETTETQLLRVLGNTSLQIDISLLYTASHSPRHTSKDYLKEFYHTFDQVKNEKYDGLIITGAPVENLPFEKVDYWKEICGIMDWANDNVYSTMYICWAAQAALYYHYGVKKYQLDEKMFGVFPHKVLKPNNKLMRGFDDIFYAPHSRHTEVRRSDILKNKQYIEILSESDESGVYIVASHDNRQIFVTGHSEYDSTTLDKQYKRDVAKGLPIAVPKNYYPENDPSKKPLVNWRCHANLLFANWLNYCVYQETPYDISMIHK, from the coding sequence ATGCCTGTAAAAATCCCCAATACGTTACCGGCTGTGAAAGTGCTGACAAAGGAAAATATCTTCATAATGCCGGAAAACCGCGCGGCTTCACAGGACATTCGTCCTCTGAAGATCGCTATTTTAAATTTGATGCCCGACAAGGAGACGACTGAAACCCAGCTTTTAAGGGTGCTTGGTAATACTTCGCTTCAAATCGATATTTCCCTGCTTTATACCGCAAGCCACAGCCCTCGCCATACTTCAAAGGATTATCTGAAGGAGTTCTATCATACCTTCGATCAGGTGAAAAACGAGAAATACGACGGACTGATAATAACGGGCGCCCCGGTTGAAAACCTGCCTTTTGAAAAGGTGGATTACTGGAAAGAGATTTGCGGCATAATGGACTGGGCAAATGACAATGTTTACAGCACCATGTACATATGCTGGGCAGCACAAGCGGCTTTATACTATCATTACGGTGTAAAAAAGTATCAGCTTGACGAAAAGATGTTCGGCGTATTCCCTCACAAAGTCTTGAAGCCGAACAATAAACTGATGAGAGGTTTTGACGATATTTTCTATGCTCCTCACAGCAGGCATACCGAGGTGCGCAGATCTGATATCCTTAAAAATAAACAATATATAGAAATACTGAGTGAAAGCGATGAAAGCGGCGTTTATATCGTTGCGAGCCACGACAATCGCCAGATATTCGTTACCGGACATAGCGAATACGATTCGACTACGCTCGATAAGCAATACAAGAGAGACGTTGCCAAGGGGCTTCCGATAGCGGTTCCGAAAAATTATTACCCGGAAAATGATCCGTCAAAAAAGCCGCTTGTCAACTGGCGCTGTCATGCAAACCTGCTGTTTGCAAACTGGCTCAACTACTGTGTATACCAGGAGACGCCTTACGATATAAGTATGATACACAAATAA
- a CDS encoding DUF1858 domain-containing protein: MKQITKDTIIGDILDADQETAAFFFEIGMHCLGCPSSRGETIEDACAVHGVDPDELIEKINKHLASK; the protein is encoded by the coding sequence ATGAAACAGATAACAAAAGATACAATAATTGGTGATATTCTTGATGCAGATCAGGAGACAGCGGCATTTTTCTTTGAGATTGGTATGCACTGTCTTGGCTGTCCGTCATCCAGAGGCGAAACTATTGAAGATGCGTGCGCGGTACATGGCGTTGACCCTGACGAACTTATCGAAAAGATAAATAAGCATCTCGCAAGTAAATAA